tccgaatcagagtgccccaagtcccgagctcgctacgctcgctcttgatggtgggatgagagagacccctCTACCATAGCAGTTGGTCTCTTCTAGTCGActggggcccgtcgacggagccttCGCGGGGCTCATTTTTTCTgagtggtaaaaaaagaaataaccttCGATGGCGAACCCGggatccccttctaacctaaccgttccgagtcggagtgccccaagtcccgagctcgcttcgctcgctcttgaggggggggggggggggagagacACCCCCTCTCCCCCTTCCCCCTCGTGCTCATCATTTTCGATTTTCATAAAAACTACGCATTTGCTCAGTAAAAGAAAAGCAGTTTGTTACGAAAAGTGACTATCCTCTATCAAATGCACGTctcattttaaataaattcgtGGCGCACAATATAAAAACCAACCCGATAAATAGCTTAGGGGCATAGAATTCTATAAACATGCTGGtgtttaacatttattttataagttacaCAACAATTTAGAACCGTTTGTTAAATTGGAGGTTATTTATTATCTTATGCTTGACTTATCATTATTGTATAGTCAGATTGAACTTACTTGTTAGAAGCACTCAAAGCCTTTGGGTTGATTAATAAATTAGCATCTGCGGTCTTAGCCGAGTTTAATATCAAAGTTCTTGCCGCACCAGTAAAATATCGCACAAGTTTTGTTGATCGCAAAAGAGAcgacattttcaaaaattaaccATTAATGTTTTTCAATACACGATTGTTTTATGTCGGCCTTTTTGTATTCTAAAGTCTAATTTAATTCGTTTTTTAATTCTCGGTCTCAGTGCTCGTAAAGAATTTTTAGGTTATCTAACtaatttgttatattaattatgtcattTGGTCATTTCTTTTTCGATCCGTGATTCTTGACAGATCTTGACagtataacagttttttttatttggttttacggctctgggttctagcctttttgagtCTTGTATAACAGAAATTGATTAGTGTGACCATCTCTAAAATGGCTCATCTGCCCAATACTAGTTTTAAAAATCTGCCAAGCTCAACTCCTAatgccaaaaatatttatcgtatttatttattaatacgaTGTATcgacatattttaaaatttaattccaaCCCCATCACAGTGGGTGTCCGAGAAAATACGAATTCCCCTTCCACCCACTGGTGGGAGAAGTCGGTGGATGCACGGGTAGCTCcttgattttagtccttattttataagTGAACCACCtctgaaccatacttttgacataataGTTGACccaaagagttaaaatggtaCGTGAAGAGTCTTTTTGTACCTTGTTTTGTACGTACTCGGACTATACAAACGACTGGCGTTTGATGGTTTGACCGTGGTCCGTGTGCAACTAGCTTAAATATACTTTGACAGTTCATGAGttattagaataaataaatactctGTGGGTAACAGCTGGAAAGTAAAAAATGACAGATTTGGACAAAAccatttgtaattttattaccgAGGATTTAGTTACATTTTGCTTTAACCATTTGTTTTACTATTTGTAAACTTCATGGCATTGTtggatagtaatttatttactacattcCTTTAGTTTCGTAACTTGTGAATGTGATCTGAAGTTTGTAGAGTAGACTCCAGCAGGAAGGTTAtgcaaagcaaaaaaaataaacCAGTTTGAGGTTTTAAAAACGTGGTGTTTCTCTGAAGCTATCAGTAAACCGGCATAGAGTAATCTTGCTAATTTAAATCTAACAAGTGTTACAAAATGGTAagttattgaaatttttatttacagtGACATTGGTTTGACCTTTATAAcatttatagaaaaaaaacttgCGCTGGAGTTAAatacattacataatatattatgttattcttttaataaaaaaataaaattccgttaaatacataatattatattcgtcgataaaatattaaaaacattaattattatatttaaaaaaaatattaaagcatgTTTGAAACAACTGTAAATTACTATCAATAATCAGAATctactataaaataattgaacGTCTGTAGATTCTGATTTTTGCTGATATACGTCGAGTAGTCTACAGTGGGGATTATCTAATATGTGGAATGATTAAGAACAAATTAGTAATGacgaataataataagtaggtactgtagtaTTATAGTCTTTTATTTAGAGGAGGTAGATTAACTGTTGAATTAAAAATGCCCTTCTTATGTTGTGGATCATCTGATTCTAAGGATCTAGATACAACTGCAGTAAATGTTACTAAATCAGAAAAAACTATACGAAGCAGCCATGTATCAAgggtattattatatatattaatatttaacatatttttcatattaggtatttaaaaacatGTCTAAAACACTTGTTAtatccttattttttttttaaatttcaggcTGCACCAATCAAAGTTGTTGTTACgggagctgcaggtcaaatagCCTACTCCCTCCTGTACCAGGTTGCTTCTGGTGCTGTATTCGGCCCGGACCAGCCTGTATTCCTCCACCTTCTTGATATTGCTCCCATGATGGGAGTTTTAGAAGGTGTTGTTATGGAACTCGCAGACTGTGCCTTACCACTTCTTGCCGGTGTCCTACCTACTGCTAACCCTGAGGAAGCATTTAAGGATGTAGCTGCTGCTTTCCTTGTTGGTGCCATGCCAAGACGGGAAGGTATGGAGAGGAAGGACCTCCTCTCTGCCAATGTTCGCATTTTCAAAGAGCAAGGTCAGGCTCTAGACAAAGTTGCCCGTAAGGATGTAAAAGTCCTGGTGGTCGGTAACCCTGCTAACACAAATGCTTTAATCTGCTCTAAATATGCACCATCCATCCCTAAAGAAAACTTCACAGCCATGACCCGTCTCGATCAGAACCGTGCCCAATCTCAGCTTGCTGCAAAAATTGGTGTTCCTGTCCAGGATGTCAAGAATGTAATTATTTGGGGAAACCACTCATCCACACAGTTCCCTGATGCATCGAATGCTGTAGTTAAAGTTGGTGGTGCAGAGAAGCCTGTCCCAGCAGCTGTAAATGACGATAACTACTTGAAGACTACCTTCGTTTCAACTGTACAGAAGCGAGGTGCTGCCGTTATAGCTGCAAGGAAAATGTCATCTGCATTGTCAGCTGCCAAAGCGGCTTCTGACCATATGAGGGATTGGTTCCTGGGATCTGGTGATCGTTGGGTTAGCATGGGGGTCATTTCTGATGGATCATATGGAACACCCAGAGATGTTGTGTACTCATTCCCTGTCACTACTAGTAACGGAAGGTGGAAGATTGTTGAGGGTCTTACTATCTCCGACTTTGCTCGTGAAAAACTTGACTTAACAGGCAAGGAGCTAGTTGAAGAGAAACAAGATGCTTTGGACGTCTGCAAAGATTAAGGTTATATATTTAAGAGGAAAGTATATGAAGCATAACTGTAGATATACTGCTCGTCACAATGATATTATCagcaataattttgtttttgttatctCAAAAATTCTTCACACTGcagattatattttttattttatattatagaaattatataaaatgtttggaTGTGTAGTAATGTAATCAGTTGatataatttatgatttttatcacttattataataaatattttatattttttcatgctattttattttaaaatcaaatagAATCAGCCTATTACATAAGCACGACTACATGAAAAATCATATATTTTGTGATAAGA
The nucleotide sequence above comes from Maniola hyperantus chromosome 8, iAphHyp1.2, whole genome shotgun sequence. Encoded proteins:
- the Mdh1 gene encoding malate dehydrogenase, cytoplasmic isoform X2; translated protein: MAAPIKVVVTGAAGQIAYSLLYQVASGAVFGPDQPVFLHLLDIAPMMGVLEGVVMELADCALPLLAGVLPTANPEEAFKDVAAAFLVGAMPRREGMERKDLLSANVRIFKEQGQALDKVARKDVKVLVVGNPANTNALICSKYAPSIPKENFTAMTRLDQNRAQSQLAAKIGVPVQDVKNVIIWGNHSSTQFPDASNAVVKVGGAEKPVPAAVNDDNYLKTTFVSTVQKRGAAVIAARKMSSALSAAKAASDHMRDWFLGSGDRWVSMGVISDGSYGTPRDVVYSFPVTTSNGRWKIVEGLTISDFAREKLDLTGKELVEEKQDALDVCKD
- the Mdh1 gene encoding malate dehydrogenase, cytoplasmic isoform X1; this translates as MPFLCCGSSDSKDLDTTAVNVTKSEKTIRSSHVSRAAPIKVVVTGAAGQIAYSLLYQVASGAVFGPDQPVFLHLLDIAPMMGVLEGVVMELADCALPLLAGVLPTANPEEAFKDVAAAFLVGAMPRREGMERKDLLSANVRIFKEQGQALDKVARKDVKVLVVGNPANTNALICSKYAPSIPKENFTAMTRLDQNRAQSQLAAKIGVPVQDVKNVIIWGNHSSTQFPDASNAVVKVGGAEKPVPAAVNDDNYLKTTFVSTVQKRGAAVIAARKMSSALSAAKAASDHMRDWFLGSGDRWVSMGVISDGSYGTPRDVVYSFPVTTSNGRWKIVEGLTISDFAREKLDLTGKELVEEKQDALDVCKD